The Prinia subflava isolate CZ2003 ecotype Zambia chromosome 15, Cam_Psub_1.2, whole genome shotgun sequence genome contains a region encoding:
- the CELF6 gene encoding CUGBP Elav-like family member 6 isoform X7: MQLPQVPAPGPRPPVLWVPAGSKILCIEMNRPIQVKPADSEGRGDRKLFVGMLGKQQSEDDVRRLFEPFGQIEECTILRGPDGASKGCAFVKYGSHAEAQAAINSLHGSQTMPGASSSLVVKFADTDKERTLRRMHQMAGQLGIFNPMTIQFGAYGAYTQAIMQQQAALMAAAQGTCLNPMAAIAAAQMQQMAAFNVSGLVAAPLTPSSGTSTPPGISTAPVPSIATPIGVNGFSPLPPQTNGQPASETIYTNGIHPYPAQSPTVADPLQQAYAGMQHYAAAYPTAYAPISQAFPQQAPLIPQQQREGPEGCNLFIYHLPQEFGDAELTQMFLPFGNVISAKVFVDRATNQSKCFGFVSFDNPTSAQAAIQAMNGFQIGMKRLKVQLKRPKDANRPY, encoded by the exons ATGCAGCTGCCGCAGGTGccggcgccggggccgcggccgcccgtGCTGTGGGTGCCCGCCGGGTCCAAGATCCTCTGCATCGAG ATGAACCGCCCCATCCAGGTGAAGCCGGCCGACAGCGAGGGCCGAGGAG ACAGGAAGCTCTTTGTGGGCatgctggggaagcagcagagcgAGGATGACGTCCGCCGCCTCTTTGAGCCCTTCGGCCAGATTGAGGAATGCACCATCCTCCGAGGGCCTGATGGAGCCAGCAAAG GTTGTGCCTTTGTGAAGTACGGCAGCCACGCCGAGGCACAGGCTGCCATCAACAGCCTGCACGGCAGCCAAACCATGCCG GGCGCCTCGTCCAGCCTGGTGGTGAAGTTTGCAGACACGGATAAGGAGAGGACCCTGCGGCGGATGCATCAGAtggcagggcagctgggcaTCTTCAACCCCATGACCATCCAGTTCGGCGCCTACGGGGCCTACACGCAAGCG ATcatgcagcagcaggcagccctgATGGCGGCCGCGCAGGGCACCTGCCTCAACCCCATGGCTGCCATCGCTGCTGCCCAGATGCAACAAATGGCCGCCTTCAATGTCAGCGGGCTGGTGGCTGCCCCCCTCACCCCCTCTTCAG GTACGAGCACCCCTCCGGGGATCAGCACGGCGCCGGTGCCCAGCATCGCCACGCCCATCGGGGTGAACGGCTTCAGCCCGCTGCCGCCCCAGACCAACGGGCAGCCCGCCTCGGAGACCATCTACACCAACGGCATCCACCCCTACCCAG ctcAAAGCCCCACGGTGGCAGACCCCCTCCAGCAGGCCTACGCCGGCATGCAGCACTATGCAG cagcatATCCCACTGCCTACGCTCCCATCAGCCAAGCCTTTCCTCAGCAAGCGCCCCTCATCccgcagcagcagagagaag GTCCCGAGGGCTGTAACCTGTTTATTTATCACCTGCCCCAGGAGTTCGGGGACGCGGAGCTCACGCAGATGTTTTTGCCTTTCGGCAATGTCATCTCTGCCAAAGTCTTTGTGGACCGTGCCACCAACCAGAGTAAATGCTTTG GTTTCGTCAGTTTTGACAATCCGACGAGTGCTCAGGCGGCCATTCAGGCCATGAATGGCTTCCAGATCGGCATGAAGAGGCTAAAAGTGCAGCTAAAGCGGCCGAAAGACGCCAACAGACCCTACtga
- the CELF6 gene encoding CUGBP Elav-like family member 6 isoform X5: MAAAAAGEAAGAAFSTANSGRVNGLSRPPGAIAMKDHDAIKLFVGQIPRNLEESDLKPLFEEFGRIYELTVLKDRFTGMHKGCAFLTYCARDSALKAQSALHEQKTLPGMNRPIQVKPADSEGRGEDRKLFVGMLGKQQSEDDVRRLFEPFGQIEECTILRGPDGASKGCAFVKYGSHAEAQAAINSLHGSQTMPGASSSLVVKFADTDKERTLRRMHQMAGQLGIFNPMTIQFGAYGAYTQAIMQQQAALMAAAQGTCLNPMAAIAAAQMQQMAAFNVSGLVAAPLTPSSGTSTPPGISTAPVPSIATPIGVNGFSPLPPQTNGQPASETIYTNGIHPYPAYPTAYAPISQAFPQQAPLIPQQQREGPEGCNLFIYHLPQEFGDAELTQMFLPFGNVISAKVFVDRATNQSKCFGFVSFDNPTSAQAAIQAMNGFQIGMKRLKVQLKRPKDANRPY, encoded by the exons atggcggcggcggcggcgggcgaggcggcgggggcggcgtTCAGCACCGCGAACAGCGGCCGGGTGAACGGGCTGAGCCGCCCGCCCGGCGCCATCGCCATGAAGGACCACGACGCCATCAAGCTGTTCGTGGGGCAGATTCCGCGCAACCTGGAGGAGAGCGACCTCAAGCCGCTCTTCGAGGAGTTCGGCCGCATCTACGAGCTCACCGTGCTCAAGGATCGCTTCACCGGCATGCACAAAG GCTGTGCCTTCCTCACCTACTGCGCCCGCGACTCTGCGCTGAAGGCACAGAGTGCCCTGCACGAGCAGAAGACACTGCCAGGG ATGAACCGCCCCATCCAGGTGAAGCCGGCCGACAGCGAGGGCCGAGGAG aagACAGGAAGCTCTTTGTGGGCatgctggggaagcagcagagcgAGGATGACGTCCGCCGCCTCTTTGAGCCCTTCGGCCAGATTGAGGAATGCACCATCCTCCGAGGGCCTGATGGAGCCAGCAAAG GTTGTGCCTTTGTGAAGTACGGCAGCCACGCCGAGGCACAGGCTGCCATCAACAGCCTGCACGGCAGCCAAACCATGCCG GGCGCCTCGTCCAGCCTGGTGGTGAAGTTTGCAGACACGGATAAGGAGAGGACCCTGCGGCGGATGCATCAGAtggcagggcagctgggcaTCTTCAACCCCATGACCATCCAGTTCGGCGCCTACGGGGCCTACACGCAAGCG ATcatgcagcagcaggcagccctgATGGCGGCCGCGCAGGGCACCTGCCTCAACCCCATGGCTGCCATCGCTGCTGCCCAGATGCAACAAATGGCCGCCTTCAATGTCAGCGGGCTGGTGGCTGCCCCCCTCACCCCCTCTTCAG GTACGAGCACCCCTCCGGGGATCAGCACGGCGCCGGTGCCCAGCATCGCCACGCCCATCGGGGTGAACGGCTTCAGCCCGCTGCCGCCCCAGACCAACGGGCAGCCCGCCTCGGAGACCATCTACACCAACGGCATCCACCCCTACCCAG catATCCCACTGCCTACGCTCCCATCAGCCAAGCCTTTCCTCAGCAAGCGCCCCTCATCccgcagcagcagagagaag GTCCCGAGGGCTGTAACCTGTTTATTTATCACCTGCCCCAGGAGTTCGGGGACGCGGAGCTCACGCAGATGTTTTTGCCTTTCGGCAATGTCATCTCTGCCAAAGTCTTTGTGGACCGTGCCACCAACCAGAGTAAATGCTTTG GTTTCGTCAGTTTTGACAATCCGACGAGTGCTCAGGCGGCCATTCAGGCCATGAATGGCTTCCAGATCGGCATGAAGAGGCTAAAAGTGCAGCTAAAGCGGCCGAAAGACGCCAACAGACCCTACtga
- the CELF6 gene encoding CUGBP Elav-like family member 6 isoform X2, translating into MAAAAAGEAAGAAFSTANSGRVNGLSRPPGAIAMKDHDAIKLFVGQIPRNLEESDLKPLFEEFGRIYELTVLKDRFTGMHKGCAFLTYCARDSALKAQSALHEQKTLPGMNRPIQVKPADSEGRGEDRKLFVGMLGKQQSEDDVRRLFEPFGQIEECTILRGPDGASKGCAFVKYGSHAEAQAAINSLHGSQTMPGASSSLVVKFADTDKERTLRRMHQMAGQLGIFNPMTIQFGAYGAYTQAIMQQQAALMAAAQGTCLNPMAAIAAAQMQQMAAFNVSGLVAAPLTPSSGTSTPPGISTAPVPSIATPIGVNGFSPLPPQTNGQPASETIYTNGIHPYPAQSPTVADPLQQAYAGMQHYAAYPTAYAPISQAFPQQAPLIPQQQREGPEGCNLFIYHLPQEFGDAELTQMFLPFGNVISAKVFVDRATNQSKCFGFVSFDNPTSAQAAIQAMNGFQIGMKRLKVQLKRPKDANRPY; encoded by the exons atggcggcggcggcggcgggcgaggcggcgggggcggcgtTCAGCACCGCGAACAGCGGCCGGGTGAACGGGCTGAGCCGCCCGCCCGGCGCCATCGCCATGAAGGACCACGACGCCATCAAGCTGTTCGTGGGGCAGATTCCGCGCAACCTGGAGGAGAGCGACCTCAAGCCGCTCTTCGAGGAGTTCGGCCGCATCTACGAGCTCACCGTGCTCAAGGATCGCTTCACCGGCATGCACAAAG GCTGTGCCTTCCTCACCTACTGCGCCCGCGACTCTGCGCTGAAGGCACAGAGTGCCCTGCACGAGCAGAAGACACTGCCAGGG ATGAACCGCCCCATCCAGGTGAAGCCGGCCGACAGCGAGGGCCGAGGAG aagACAGGAAGCTCTTTGTGGGCatgctggggaagcagcagagcgAGGATGACGTCCGCCGCCTCTTTGAGCCCTTCGGCCAGATTGAGGAATGCACCATCCTCCGAGGGCCTGATGGAGCCAGCAAAG GTTGTGCCTTTGTGAAGTACGGCAGCCACGCCGAGGCACAGGCTGCCATCAACAGCCTGCACGGCAGCCAAACCATGCCG GGCGCCTCGTCCAGCCTGGTGGTGAAGTTTGCAGACACGGATAAGGAGAGGACCCTGCGGCGGATGCATCAGAtggcagggcagctgggcaTCTTCAACCCCATGACCATCCAGTTCGGCGCCTACGGGGCCTACACGCAAGCG ATcatgcagcagcaggcagccctgATGGCGGCCGCGCAGGGCACCTGCCTCAACCCCATGGCTGCCATCGCTGCTGCCCAGATGCAACAAATGGCCGCCTTCAATGTCAGCGGGCTGGTGGCTGCCCCCCTCACCCCCTCTTCAG GTACGAGCACCCCTCCGGGGATCAGCACGGCGCCGGTGCCCAGCATCGCCACGCCCATCGGGGTGAACGGCTTCAGCCCGCTGCCGCCCCAGACCAACGGGCAGCCCGCCTCGGAGACCATCTACACCAACGGCATCCACCCCTACCCAG ctcAAAGCCCCACGGTGGCAGACCCCCTCCAGCAGGCCTACGCCGGCATGCAGCACTATGCAG catATCCCACTGCCTACGCTCCCATCAGCCAAGCCTTTCCTCAGCAAGCGCCCCTCATCccgcagcagcagagagaag GTCCCGAGGGCTGTAACCTGTTTATTTATCACCTGCCCCAGGAGTTCGGGGACGCGGAGCTCACGCAGATGTTTTTGCCTTTCGGCAATGTCATCTCTGCCAAAGTCTTTGTGGACCGTGCCACCAACCAGAGTAAATGCTTTG GTTTCGTCAGTTTTGACAATCCGACGAGTGCTCAGGCGGCCATTCAGGCCATGAATGGCTTCCAGATCGGCATGAAGAGGCTAAAAGTGCAGCTAAAGCGGCCGAAAGACGCCAACAGACCCTACtga
- the CELF6 gene encoding CUGBP Elav-like family member 6 isoform X4 — MAAAAAGEAAGAAFSTANSGRVNGLSRPPGAIAMKDHDAIKLFVGQIPRNLEESDLKPLFEEFGRIYELTVLKDRFTGMHKGCAFLTYCARDSALKAQSALHEQKTLPGMNRPIQVKPADSEGRGEDRKLFVGMLGKQQSEDDVRRLFEPFGQIEECTILRGPDGASKGCAFVKYGSHAEAQAAINSLHGSQTMPGASSSLVVKFADTDKERTLRRMHQMAGQLGIFNPMTIQFGAYGAYTQAIMQQQAALMAAAQGTCLNPMAAIAAAQMQQMAAFNVSGLVAAPLTPSSGTSTPPGISTAPVPSIATPIGVNGFSPLPPQTNGQPASETIYTNGIHPYPAAYPTAYAPISQAFPQQAPLIPQQQREGPEGCNLFIYHLPQEFGDAELTQMFLPFGNVISAKVFVDRATNQSKCFGFVSFDNPTSAQAAIQAMNGFQIGMKRLKVQLKRPKDANRPY; from the exons atggcggcggcggcggcgggcgaggcggcgggggcggcgtTCAGCACCGCGAACAGCGGCCGGGTGAACGGGCTGAGCCGCCCGCCCGGCGCCATCGCCATGAAGGACCACGACGCCATCAAGCTGTTCGTGGGGCAGATTCCGCGCAACCTGGAGGAGAGCGACCTCAAGCCGCTCTTCGAGGAGTTCGGCCGCATCTACGAGCTCACCGTGCTCAAGGATCGCTTCACCGGCATGCACAAAG GCTGTGCCTTCCTCACCTACTGCGCCCGCGACTCTGCGCTGAAGGCACAGAGTGCCCTGCACGAGCAGAAGACACTGCCAGGG ATGAACCGCCCCATCCAGGTGAAGCCGGCCGACAGCGAGGGCCGAGGAG aagACAGGAAGCTCTTTGTGGGCatgctggggaagcagcagagcgAGGATGACGTCCGCCGCCTCTTTGAGCCCTTCGGCCAGATTGAGGAATGCACCATCCTCCGAGGGCCTGATGGAGCCAGCAAAG GTTGTGCCTTTGTGAAGTACGGCAGCCACGCCGAGGCACAGGCTGCCATCAACAGCCTGCACGGCAGCCAAACCATGCCG GGCGCCTCGTCCAGCCTGGTGGTGAAGTTTGCAGACACGGATAAGGAGAGGACCCTGCGGCGGATGCATCAGAtggcagggcagctgggcaTCTTCAACCCCATGACCATCCAGTTCGGCGCCTACGGGGCCTACACGCAAGCG ATcatgcagcagcaggcagccctgATGGCGGCCGCGCAGGGCACCTGCCTCAACCCCATGGCTGCCATCGCTGCTGCCCAGATGCAACAAATGGCCGCCTTCAATGTCAGCGGGCTGGTGGCTGCCCCCCTCACCCCCTCTTCAG GTACGAGCACCCCTCCGGGGATCAGCACGGCGCCGGTGCCCAGCATCGCCACGCCCATCGGGGTGAACGGCTTCAGCCCGCTGCCGCCCCAGACCAACGGGCAGCCCGCCTCGGAGACCATCTACACCAACGGCATCCACCCCTACCCAG cagcatATCCCACTGCCTACGCTCCCATCAGCCAAGCCTTTCCTCAGCAAGCGCCCCTCATCccgcagcagcagagagaag GTCCCGAGGGCTGTAACCTGTTTATTTATCACCTGCCCCAGGAGTTCGGGGACGCGGAGCTCACGCAGATGTTTTTGCCTTTCGGCAATGTCATCTCTGCCAAAGTCTTTGTGGACCGTGCCACCAACCAGAGTAAATGCTTTG GTTTCGTCAGTTTTGACAATCCGACGAGTGCTCAGGCGGCCATTCAGGCCATGAATGGCTTCCAGATCGGCATGAAGAGGCTAAAAGTGCAGCTAAAGCGGCCGAAAGACGCCAACAGACCCTACtga
- the CELF6 gene encoding CUGBP Elav-like family member 6 isoform X3 has translation MAAAAAGEAAGAAFSTANSGRVNGLSRPPGAIAMKDHDAIKLFVGQIPRNLEESDLKPLFEEFGRIYELTVLKDRFTGMHKGCAFLTYCARDSALKAQSALHEQKTLPGMNRPIQVKPADSEGRGDRKLFVGMLGKQQSEDDVRRLFEPFGQIEECTILRGPDGASKGCAFVKYGSHAEAQAAINSLHGSQTMPGASSSLVVKFADTDKERTLRRMHQMAGQLGIFNPMTIQFGAYGAYTQAIMQQQAALMAAAQGTCLNPMAAIAAAQMQQMAAFNVSGLVAAPLTPSSGTSTPPGISTAPVPSIATPIGVNGFSPLPPQTNGQPASETIYTNGIHPYPAQSPTVADPLQQAYAGMQHYAAAYPTAYAPISQAFPQQAPLIPQQQREGPEGCNLFIYHLPQEFGDAELTQMFLPFGNVISAKVFVDRATNQSKCFGFVSFDNPTSAQAAIQAMNGFQIGMKRLKVQLKRPKDANRPY, from the exons atggcggcggcggcggcgggcgaggcggcgggggcggcgtTCAGCACCGCGAACAGCGGCCGGGTGAACGGGCTGAGCCGCCCGCCCGGCGCCATCGCCATGAAGGACCACGACGCCATCAAGCTGTTCGTGGGGCAGATTCCGCGCAACCTGGAGGAGAGCGACCTCAAGCCGCTCTTCGAGGAGTTCGGCCGCATCTACGAGCTCACCGTGCTCAAGGATCGCTTCACCGGCATGCACAAAG GCTGTGCCTTCCTCACCTACTGCGCCCGCGACTCTGCGCTGAAGGCACAGAGTGCCCTGCACGAGCAGAAGACACTGCCAGGG ATGAACCGCCCCATCCAGGTGAAGCCGGCCGACAGCGAGGGCCGAGGAG ACAGGAAGCTCTTTGTGGGCatgctggggaagcagcagagcgAGGATGACGTCCGCCGCCTCTTTGAGCCCTTCGGCCAGATTGAGGAATGCACCATCCTCCGAGGGCCTGATGGAGCCAGCAAAG GTTGTGCCTTTGTGAAGTACGGCAGCCACGCCGAGGCACAGGCTGCCATCAACAGCCTGCACGGCAGCCAAACCATGCCG GGCGCCTCGTCCAGCCTGGTGGTGAAGTTTGCAGACACGGATAAGGAGAGGACCCTGCGGCGGATGCATCAGAtggcagggcagctgggcaTCTTCAACCCCATGACCATCCAGTTCGGCGCCTACGGGGCCTACACGCAAGCG ATcatgcagcagcaggcagccctgATGGCGGCCGCGCAGGGCACCTGCCTCAACCCCATGGCTGCCATCGCTGCTGCCCAGATGCAACAAATGGCCGCCTTCAATGTCAGCGGGCTGGTGGCTGCCCCCCTCACCCCCTCTTCAG GTACGAGCACCCCTCCGGGGATCAGCACGGCGCCGGTGCCCAGCATCGCCACGCCCATCGGGGTGAACGGCTTCAGCCCGCTGCCGCCCCAGACCAACGGGCAGCCCGCCTCGGAGACCATCTACACCAACGGCATCCACCCCTACCCAG ctcAAAGCCCCACGGTGGCAGACCCCCTCCAGCAGGCCTACGCCGGCATGCAGCACTATGCAG cagcatATCCCACTGCCTACGCTCCCATCAGCCAAGCCTTTCCTCAGCAAGCGCCCCTCATCccgcagcagcagagagaag GTCCCGAGGGCTGTAACCTGTTTATTTATCACCTGCCCCAGGAGTTCGGGGACGCGGAGCTCACGCAGATGTTTTTGCCTTTCGGCAATGTCATCTCTGCCAAAGTCTTTGTGGACCGTGCCACCAACCAGAGTAAATGCTTTG GTTTCGTCAGTTTTGACAATCCGACGAGTGCTCAGGCGGCCATTCAGGCCATGAATGGCTTCCAGATCGGCATGAAGAGGCTAAAAGTGCAGCTAAAGCGGCCGAAAGACGCCAACAGACCCTACtga
- the CELF6 gene encoding CUGBP Elav-like family member 6 isoform X1, with protein MAAAAAGEAAGAAFSTANSGRVNGLSRPPGAIAMKDHDAIKLFVGQIPRNLEESDLKPLFEEFGRIYELTVLKDRFTGMHKGCAFLTYCARDSALKAQSALHEQKTLPGMNRPIQVKPADSEGRGEDRKLFVGMLGKQQSEDDVRRLFEPFGQIEECTILRGPDGASKGCAFVKYGSHAEAQAAINSLHGSQTMPGASSSLVVKFADTDKERTLRRMHQMAGQLGIFNPMTIQFGAYGAYTQAIMQQQAALMAAAQGTCLNPMAAIAAAQMQQMAAFNVSGLVAAPLTPSSGTSTPPGISTAPVPSIATPIGVNGFSPLPPQTNGQPASETIYTNGIHPYPAQSPTVADPLQQAYAGMQHYAAAYPTAYAPISQAFPQQAPLIPQQQREGPEGCNLFIYHLPQEFGDAELTQMFLPFGNVISAKVFVDRATNQSKCFGFVSFDNPTSAQAAIQAMNGFQIGMKRLKVQLKRPKDANRPY; from the exons atggcggcggcggcggcgggcgaggcggcgggggcggcgtTCAGCACCGCGAACAGCGGCCGGGTGAACGGGCTGAGCCGCCCGCCCGGCGCCATCGCCATGAAGGACCACGACGCCATCAAGCTGTTCGTGGGGCAGATTCCGCGCAACCTGGAGGAGAGCGACCTCAAGCCGCTCTTCGAGGAGTTCGGCCGCATCTACGAGCTCACCGTGCTCAAGGATCGCTTCACCGGCATGCACAAAG GCTGTGCCTTCCTCACCTACTGCGCCCGCGACTCTGCGCTGAAGGCACAGAGTGCCCTGCACGAGCAGAAGACACTGCCAGGG ATGAACCGCCCCATCCAGGTGAAGCCGGCCGACAGCGAGGGCCGAGGAG aagACAGGAAGCTCTTTGTGGGCatgctggggaagcagcagagcgAGGATGACGTCCGCCGCCTCTTTGAGCCCTTCGGCCAGATTGAGGAATGCACCATCCTCCGAGGGCCTGATGGAGCCAGCAAAG GTTGTGCCTTTGTGAAGTACGGCAGCCACGCCGAGGCACAGGCTGCCATCAACAGCCTGCACGGCAGCCAAACCATGCCG GGCGCCTCGTCCAGCCTGGTGGTGAAGTTTGCAGACACGGATAAGGAGAGGACCCTGCGGCGGATGCATCAGAtggcagggcagctgggcaTCTTCAACCCCATGACCATCCAGTTCGGCGCCTACGGGGCCTACACGCAAGCG ATcatgcagcagcaggcagccctgATGGCGGCCGCGCAGGGCACCTGCCTCAACCCCATGGCTGCCATCGCTGCTGCCCAGATGCAACAAATGGCCGCCTTCAATGTCAGCGGGCTGGTGGCTGCCCCCCTCACCCCCTCTTCAG GTACGAGCACCCCTCCGGGGATCAGCACGGCGCCGGTGCCCAGCATCGCCACGCCCATCGGGGTGAACGGCTTCAGCCCGCTGCCGCCCCAGACCAACGGGCAGCCCGCCTCGGAGACCATCTACACCAACGGCATCCACCCCTACCCAG ctcAAAGCCCCACGGTGGCAGACCCCCTCCAGCAGGCCTACGCCGGCATGCAGCACTATGCAG cagcatATCCCACTGCCTACGCTCCCATCAGCCAAGCCTTTCCTCAGCAAGCGCCCCTCATCccgcagcagcagagagaag GTCCCGAGGGCTGTAACCTGTTTATTTATCACCTGCCCCAGGAGTTCGGGGACGCGGAGCTCACGCAGATGTTTTTGCCTTTCGGCAATGTCATCTCTGCCAAAGTCTTTGTGGACCGTGCCACCAACCAGAGTAAATGCTTTG GTTTCGTCAGTTTTGACAATCCGACGAGTGCTCAGGCGGCCATTCAGGCCATGAATGGCTTCCAGATCGGCATGAAGAGGCTAAAAGTGCAGCTAAAGCGGCCGAAAGACGCCAACAGACCCTACtga
- the LOC134558540 gene encoding LOW QUALITY PROTEIN: anti-sigma-I factor RsgI2-like (The sequence of the model RefSeq protein was modified relative to this genomic sequence to represent the inferred CDS: inserted 2 bases in 1 codon; deleted 5 bases in 3 codons) — translation MCVCLCTTPLPVHTTLYLCIPPVHVVTPCTCSYPSDLYSHTYTCAHIPCTCSYHLYLCSHTLYLLTHLYLCSHTLYLLTPPVPVLTPCMYVSPVRVFTHSLYLLTHIYLCSHASLLIPCPCTHTPIPADPCTCTHIPVPXLTPVPALTPVPADPCPCTHTPVPADPCPCTHTPVPALTPLYLLTPVPALTPLSLHSHPCTCTHTPVPADPCPCSHPCPCTHTPDPADPCTCSHPCPCTHTPVPALTPLSLHSHPCTCTHTPVPAHPPPRPGVSGAGGVSSR, via the exons atgtgtgtgtgtttatgtacAACCCCTCTACCTGTGCACACCACTCTATACTTGTGCATCCCTCCTGTACATGTGGTCACCCCCTGTACCTGCTCATACCCCTCGGACCTGTACTCGCACACCTATACCTGTGCTCACATACCCTGTACCTGCTCATACCACCTATACCTGTGCTCACATACCCTGTACCTGCTCACA CACCTGTACCTGTGCTCACATACCCTGTACCTGCTCACACCACCTGTACCTGTGCTCACACCCTGTATGTATGTATCCCCTGTACGTGTATTCACACACTCACTGTACCTGCTCACACACATCTACTTGTGCTCACACGCGTCCCTGCTCATACCCTGTCCCTGCACTCACACCCCCATCCCTGCTGACCCCTGTACCTGCACtcacatccctgtccc gctgaccccTGTACCTGCACtcacacctgtccctgctgacccctgtccctgcactcaCACTCCTGTACCTGctgacccctgtccctgcactcacacccctgtccctgcactcaCACCCCTGTACCTGctgacccctgtccctgcactcacacccctgtccctgcactcaCACCCCTGTACCTGCACTCACACCCCTGTACCTGctgacccctgtccctgc tcacacccctgtccctgcactcaCACCCCTGACCCTGCTGACCCCTGTACCTGC TcacacccctgtccctgcactcacacccctgtccctgcactcacacccctgtccctgcactcaCACCCCTGTACCTGCACTCACACCCCTGTACCTGCGCATCCCCC GCCCCGCCCCGGCGTTTCGGGGGCTGGGGGCGTGTCCAGCCGGTGA
- the CELF6 gene encoding CUGBP Elav-like family member 6 isoform X6, which translates to MQLPQVPAPGPRPPVLWVPAGSKILCIEMNRPIQVKPADSEGRGEDRKLFVGMLGKQQSEDDVRRLFEPFGQIEECTILRGPDGASKGCAFVKYGSHAEAQAAINSLHGSQTMPGASSSLVVKFADTDKERTLRRMHQMAGQLGIFNPMTIQFGAYGAYTQAIMQQQAALMAAAQGTCLNPMAAIAAAQMQQMAAFNVSGLVAAPLTPSSGTSTPPGISTAPVPSIATPIGVNGFSPLPPQTNGQPASETIYTNGIHPYPAQSPTVADPLQQAYAGMQHYAAAYPTAYAPISQAFPQQAPLIPQQQREGPEGCNLFIYHLPQEFGDAELTQMFLPFGNVISAKVFVDRATNQSKCFGFVSFDNPTSAQAAIQAMNGFQIGMKRLKVQLKRPKDANRPY; encoded by the exons ATGCAGCTGCCGCAGGTGccggcgccggggccgcggccgcccgtGCTGTGGGTGCCCGCCGGGTCCAAGATCCTCTGCATCGAG ATGAACCGCCCCATCCAGGTGAAGCCGGCCGACAGCGAGGGCCGAGGAG aagACAGGAAGCTCTTTGTGGGCatgctggggaagcagcagagcgAGGATGACGTCCGCCGCCTCTTTGAGCCCTTCGGCCAGATTGAGGAATGCACCATCCTCCGAGGGCCTGATGGAGCCAGCAAAG GTTGTGCCTTTGTGAAGTACGGCAGCCACGCCGAGGCACAGGCTGCCATCAACAGCCTGCACGGCAGCCAAACCATGCCG GGCGCCTCGTCCAGCCTGGTGGTGAAGTTTGCAGACACGGATAAGGAGAGGACCCTGCGGCGGATGCATCAGAtggcagggcagctgggcaTCTTCAACCCCATGACCATCCAGTTCGGCGCCTACGGGGCCTACACGCAAGCG ATcatgcagcagcaggcagccctgATGGCGGCCGCGCAGGGCACCTGCCTCAACCCCATGGCTGCCATCGCTGCTGCCCAGATGCAACAAATGGCCGCCTTCAATGTCAGCGGGCTGGTGGCTGCCCCCCTCACCCCCTCTTCAG GTACGAGCACCCCTCCGGGGATCAGCACGGCGCCGGTGCCCAGCATCGCCACGCCCATCGGGGTGAACGGCTTCAGCCCGCTGCCGCCCCAGACCAACGGGCAGCCCGCCTCGGAGACCATCTACACCAACGGCATCCACCCCTACCCAG ctcAAAGCCCCACGGTGGCAGACCCCCTCCAGCAGGCCTACGCCGGCATGCAGCACTATGCAG cagcatATCCCACTGCCTACGCTCCCATCAGCCAAGCCTTTCCTCAGCAAGCGCCCCTCATCccgcagcagcagagagaag GTCCCGAGGGCTGTAACCTGTTTATTTATCACCTGCCCCAGGAGTTCGGGGACGCGGAGCTCACGCAGATGTTTTTGCCTTTCGGCAATGTCATCTCTGCCAAAGTCTTTGTGGACCGTGCCACCAACCAGAGTAAATGCTTTG GTTTCGTCAGTTTTGACAATCCGACGAGTGCTCAGGCGGCCATTCAGGCCATGAATGGCTTCCAGATCGGCATGAAGAGGCTAAAAGTGCAGCTAAAGCGGCCGAAAGACGCCAACAGACCCTACtga